A DNA window from Sporosarcina sp. ANT_H38 contains the following coding sequences:
- a CDS encoding ABC transporter ATP-binding protein, with protein sequence MLKQFFSYYKPYKGLFILDFSCATIAALLELAFPLAVNRVVDDLLPSSNWSWILWGCISLFGIYIISSCLHYVVTYWGHKLGINIETDMRKKLFTHVQKLSFRFFDDNKTGHLVSRMTNDLMDIGEIAHHGPEDLFIAFMTLIGAFALMFSINPQLAVLTFIVVPLIIYISMYFGGKMSKAFSRFFADIADFNARVENNVSGMRVVQAFSNEEHEITQFNENNNRFRQSKLVAYKIMAWNSSISYILMKTVTLFVLLCGTWFVINKDMTFGEFMAFVLLSNVFLGPIEKINSVIETYPKGIAGFKRYTELLETSPDVADAPDAINVGHLDGNIKFQDVSFGYEGKDNVLENINLTIRAGETVALVGPSGAGKTTLCSLLPRFYDIKEGSLLIDGIETRKMTLASLRSQIGIVQQDVFLFDGTIRENIAYGDLDASEEDIWQAAKRAQLEDIILSQSEGMDTLIGERGVKLSGGQKQRLSIARMFLKNPSILILDEATSALDTETEAAIQLALTELSKGRTTLVIAHRLATIKNADRIIVVTEEGIAEEGSHQELLNLKGAYNRLHEAQFGV encoded by the coding sequence TTGTTAAAGCAGTTTTTCTCTTACTACAAGCCATATAAAGGATTATTCATACTAGATTTTTCCTGTGCGACTATAGCGGCCTTATTGGAACTTGCCTTTCCACTAGCTGTCAATCGTGTCGTTGACGATTTGTTGCCAAGCTCTAATTGGAGTTGGATTTTATGGGGGTGTATCTCATTATTTGGAATTTATATTATAAGCTCATGCCTTCATTATGTTGTTACATACTGGGGTCATAAGTTAGGAATTAACATAGAAACCGATATGAGAAAGAAGCTTTTCACTCATGTGCAAAAGCTATCATTCCGTTTTTTCGATGACAATAAGACAGGACATTTAGTTTCAAGAATGACAAATGACTTAATGGATATTGGTGAAATTGCTCACCACGGCCCTGAGGATTTGTTTATCGCGTTTATGACGCTAATAGGTGCTTTTGCTTTAATGTTCTCTATAAATCCACAATTGGCTGTACTTACATTTATTGTCGTGCCACTGATTATTTACATATCGATGTATTTCGGTGGGAAAATGTCGAAAGCATTTAGTCGTTTCTTTGCTGATATTGCAGATTTTAATGCACGTGTAGAAAATAATGTTAGCGGTATGCGCGTCGTTCAAGCATTTTCAAATGAAGAGCATGAAATCACTCAATTTAATGAAAATAATAATCGTTTTCGACAGTCAAAATTGGTAGCTTATAAGATAATGGCTTGGAACTCATCGATTAGCTATATTCTAATGAAAACTGTCACGTTGTTTGTGCTACTTTGCGGCACATGGTTTGTCATTAATAAAGACATGACGTTTGGAGAGTTTATGGCCTTTGTTCTCCTATCGAATGTATTTTTAGGCCCAATAGAGAAAATAAATTCTGTTATTGAAACGTATCCAAAAGGCATTGCTGGCTTTAAGCGCTATACAGAGCTACTTGAAACGTCTCCAGATGTAGCGGATGCTCCTGATGCAATAAATGTAGGGCATTTGGATGGGAATATAAAGTTCCAGGACGTATCGTTTGGTTATGAAGGTAAAGATAATGTGTTGGAGAATATTAATTTAACGATTCGGGCAGGAGAAACAGTAGCCCTTGTTGGACCATCAGGTGCTGGGAAAACGACGCTTTGTAGTCTATTGCCTCGGTTTTACGATATAAAAGAAGGGTCTTTACTGATTGATGGAATTGAAACTAGAAAAATGACCCTTGCCTCTCTCCGTTCCCAGATTGGAATTGTCCAACAAGATGTATTCCTCTTCGATGGCACGATTCGAGAGAATATCGCATATGGCGATTTAGATGCGTCTGAAGAGGATATATGGCAAGCGGCAAAAAGAGCCCAGTTGGAAGATATTATACTTTCTCAATCAGAAGGAATGGATACGCTGATAGGAGAGCGTGGTGTTAAACTTTCAGGTGGACAAAAACAGCGCCTTTCCATTGCTCGTATGTTTCTGAAGAATCCATCTATACTCATTTTGGACGAAGCTACATCAGCACTTGATACTGAAACTGAGGCCGCTATTCAACTGGCATTAACCGAGTTATCTAAAGGACGTACAACACTAGTAATTGCACACAGATTAGCAACGATTAAAAATGCAGATCGAATAATTGTTGTGACAGAGGAAGGCATTGCTGAGGAAGGAAGTCATCAAGAGTTACTGAATTTAAAAGGTGCTTATAATAGGCTTCACGAAGCACAATTTGGCGTGTGA